From Micromonospora rhizosphaerae, the proteins below share one genomic window:
- the coxB gene encoding cytochrome c oxidase subunit II, whose translation MVARSSEVRPSAVRHSASPGAGGRRRRGAGRLAGLGLGGVALLVLLTGCDVGRTFDGFGWPQGGITAESRRMYDLWIASCIAALAVGVFVWGLIFWCVIRYRKRGNELPVQTRYNMPMEFLYTIAPILIVSVLFYYTAIVQTDVNKTTKNPDVTVEVVAFKWNWQFNYRDGQGREANTVASVLGTSEVIPVLVLPTGRSIRFEEQSRDVIHSFWVPELLFKRDVFPGSVRNVFEVRNLETEGAYVGRCAELCGTYHAFMNFELRVVSPEKYDQFLAAKKAGKSTQEALQAIGQKPYAEKTEPFNTRRTTANFNPDSVAPGAGR comes from the coding sequence GTGGTCGCAAGGAGTTCGGAGGTACGGCCGTCGGCCGTACGGCACAGCGCTTCCCCAGGAGCCGGTGGGCGCCGGCGGCGTGGTGCTGGTCGGCTCGCCGGGCTCGGCCTCGGCGGAGTGGCGCTGTTGGTTCTGCTCACCGGCTGCGACGTCGGCAGGACGTTCGACGGCTTCGGCTGGCCGCAGGGCGGCATCACGGCGGAGTCCCGGCGGATGTACGACCTGTGGATCGCGTCCTGCATCGCGGCGCTCGCGGTCGGCGTCTTCGTCTGGGGTCTGATCTTCTGGTGCGTGATCCGCTACCGGAAGCGCGGCAACGAGCTACCGGTGCAGACCCGCTACAACATGCCGATGGAGTTCCTCTACACGATCGCGCCGATCCTGATCGTCTCCGTGCTCTTCTACTACACGGCGATCGTGCAGACTGACGTGAACAAGACGACGAAGAACCCGGACGTCACCGTCGAGGTCGTCGCCTTCAAGTGGAACTGGCAGTTCAACTACCGCGACGGCCAGGGCCGCGAGGCGAACACGGTCGCGTCGGTCCTCGGCACCAGCGAGGTCATCCCGGTGCTCGTCCTGCCGACCGGCCGGTCGATCCGGTTCGAGGAGCAGAGCCGCGACGTCATCCACTCCTTCTGGGTGCCGGAGCTGCTGTTCAAGCGGGACGTCTTCCCGGGCAGTGTCCGTAACGTGTTCGAGGTCCGCAACCTGGAGACCGAGGGTGCCTACGTCGGCCGCTGTGCCGAGCTCTGCGGCACCTACCACGCCTTCATGAACTTCGAGCTGCGGGTCGTCTCGCCGGAGAAGTACGACCAGTTCCTGGCGGCGAAGAAGGCCGGCAAGTCGACCCAGGAGGCGCTCCAGGCGATCGGCCAGAAGCCGTACGCCGAGAAGACCGAGCCGTTCAACACGCGGCGCACCACGGCCAACTTCAACCCGGACAGCGTCGCTCCCGGCGCGGGAAGATGA
- the nadA gene encoding quinolinate synthase NadA, giving the protein MTSTWVEPSNTATALLLLGRGSDPATERGVECPGDLPAPSDPDLVARAAAAKATLGTKVFVLGHHYQRDEVIQFADVTGDSFKLAREAAARPDAEYIVFCGVHFMAESADILTSDAQKVILPDLAAGCSMADMAVLSQVETAWDVLTELGIAQDTVPVTYMNSSADIKGFVGRHGGVVCTSSNAKRALDWAYQQGSKVLFLPDQHLGRNTAVLEMGFSLDDCVLYDPHKPNGGLTPEQLRDAKMILWRGHCSVHGRFTLDSVNDVRERVPGVNVLVHPECRHEVVTAADHVGSTEYIIKTIEAAPAGSAWAVGTELNLVRRLALAHPDKQIMFLDRAVCYCSTMNRIDLPHLVWTLEELVAGRVVNQITVDPETAHHARVALDQMLALPAADTPAPTVA; this is encoded by the coding sequence GTGACTTCGACCTGGGTTGAGCCCTCCAACACCGCCACTGCGCTGCTGCTCCTCGGTCGCGGCAGCGACCCCGCCACCGAGCGTGGCGTGGAGTGTCCGGGTGACCTGCCCGCGCCGAGCGACCCGGACCTGGTGGCCCGGGCGGCGGCGGCCAAGGCCACGCTCGGCACGAAGGTGTTCGTGCTGGGCCACCACTACCAGCGCGACGAGGTGATCCAGTTCGCCGACGTGACCGGCGACTCGTTCAAGCTGGCCCGGGAGGCGGCGGCCCGGCCCGACGCGGAGTACATCGTCTTCTGCGGCGTGCACTTCATGGCCGAGAGCGCCGACATCCTCACCTCGGACGCGCAGAAGGTCATCCTGCCCGACCTCGCCGCCGGCTGCTCGATGGCCGACATGGCGGTGCTGTCGCAGGTCGAGACCGCCTGGGACGTGCTGACCGAGCTGGGCATCGCCCAGGACACCGTCCCGGTGACCTACATGAACTCCTCGGCGGACATCAAGGGCTTCGTCGGCCGCCACGGCGGCGTGGTCTGCACCTCGTCCAACGCGAAGCGGGCGCTGGACTGGGCGTACCAGCAGGGGTCGAAGGTGCTCTTCCTGCCCGACCAGCACCTGGGCCGCAACACCGCCGTGCTGGAGATGGGCTTCTCGCTGGACGACTGCGTGCTCTACGACCCGCACAAGCCCAACGGCGGGCTCACCCCGGAGCAGCTGCGGGACGCGAAGATGATCCTCTGGCGCGGGCACTGCTCGGTGCACGGCCGGTTCACCCTGGACAGCGTGAACGACGTCCGGGAGCGGGTGCCGGGGGTCAACGTGCTGGTCCACCCGGAGTGCCGGCACGAGGTGGTCACCGCCGCCGACCACGTGGGCTCGACGGAATACATCATCAAGACCATCGAAGCGGCCCCGGCCGGCTCGGCATGGGCGGTCGGCACGGAGCTGAACCTGGTCCGCCGGCTGGCGCTGGCCCACCCGGACAAGCAGATCATGTTCCTGGACCGGGCGGTCTGCTACTGCTCGACGATGAACCGGATCGACCTGCCGCACCTGGTCTGGACGCTGGAGGAACTGGTCGCCGGGCGGGTGGTCAACCAGATCACCGTCGACCCGGAGACCGCCCACCACGCCCGGGTCGCGCTGGACCAGATGCTCGCCCTCCCGGCGGCGGACACCCCGGCGCCCACCGTCGCTTGA
- a CDS encoding AAA family ATPase, which yields MTSAAPEPAHSAVSGRVDPGAVRPGAAGPVLVAFAGLPAVGKSTLANRVGAALGAPVLPVDPVERALHRYGLVGDVPGMAAYGAIAGLAEVQLRLGLSVVVDAVNPVASARGLWHDLADRADVPLRVIEVHCGDEAEHRRRVEARLPAEPDPLLPTWEQTLVRRAEYEPFIGPRLVVDTAVDTDPLPGILAYLR from the coding sequence GTGACCTCAGCCGCCCCCGAACCCGCCCACTCCGCGGTCTCCGGACGGGTGGATCCGGGCGCGGTGCGACCCGGCGCCGCCGGTCCGGTGCTGGTCGCCTTCGCCGGGCTGCCCGCGGTCGGCAAGAGCACCCTCGCCAACCGGGTCGGCGCGGCGCTGGGCGCCCCGGTCCTGCCGGTCGACCCGGTCGAGCGCGCCCTGCACCGGTACGGCCTGGTCGGTGACGTCCCCGGGATGGCCGCCTACGGCGCGATCGCCGGCCTCGCCGAGGTGCAGCTCAGGCTGGGGCTGAGCGTGGTCGTCGACGCGGTCAACCCGGTGGCCAGCGCTCGCGGCCTCTGGCACGACCTGGCCGATCGGGCCGACGTGCCGTTGCGGGTGATCGAGGTGCACTGCGGCGACGAGGCGGAGCACCGTCGCCGGGTCGAGGCGCGGCTGCCCGCCGAGCCGGACCCGCTGCTGCCGACCTGGGAGCAGACCCTGGTCCGGCGCGCCGAGTACGAGCCCTTCATCGGCCCCCGGCTGGTGGTCGACACCGCCGTCGACACCGACCCCCTCCCCGGCATCCTCGCCTACCTCCGCTGA
- a CDS encoding sulfurtransferase TusA family protein, with translation MSEPDEVLDCRGQRCPLPVIALARRLPELPVGAVLRVLADDPAAALDIPAWCRMRGQDFLTATPDGPAYDVRRTH, from the coding sequence GTGAGCGAGCCGGACGAGGTGCTGGACTGCCGGGGCCAGCGCTGTCCGCTCCCGGTGATCGCCCTGGCCCGCCGCCTGCCGGAGCTGCCGGTCGGGGCGGTGCTCCGGGTTCTCGCCGACGATCCGGCCGCCGCGTTGGACATCCCCGCCTGGTGCCGCATGCGTGGCCAAGACTTCCTCACCGCCACCCCCGACGGCCCCGCCTACGACGTCCGCCGCACCCACTGA
- a CDS encoding cytochrome c oxidase subunit 4, whose translation MKTEWRIFLIVAAFLFGVAILYGAWTHGESGRIEWVGTVALLLSFLLCSMCGGFFWFVSRRIDLRPEDRPDAEISDGAGEIGFFSPGSYWPFGLALAASVAGLGLAFWQFWLLGLGLVAVIGAASGLIFEYYTGTRRTAEH comes from the coding sequence ATGAAGACTGAGTGGCGTATCTTCCTGATCGTCGCGGCGTTCCTCTTCGGCGTCGCGATCCTGTACGGCGCCTGGACGCACGGCGAGAGCGGCCGGATCGAGTGGGTCGGCACGGTGGCCCTGCTGCTGTCGTTCCTGCTCTGCTCGATGTGCGGCGGCTTCTTCTGGTTCGTGTCCCGCCGGATCGACCTGCGTCCGGAGGACCGGCCGGACGCCGAGATCTCCGACGGCGCGGGCGAGATCGGCTTCTTCAGCCCGGGCAGCTACTGGCCGTTCGGCCTGGCACTGGCCGCCTCCGTCGCGGGTCTGGGCCTGGCGTTCTGGCAGTTCTGGCTGCTGGGCCTCGGCCTGGTGGCGGTCATCGGCGCCGCCTCTGGCCTGATCTTCGAGTACTACACCGGCACCCGCCGCACCGCCGAGCACTGA
- a CDS encoding glycerate kinase, with translation MRVLLCPDKFAGTLPAQEVAAAVADGWREVADGDELVLRPLADGGPGFIAVLAEALGGRRIPVPTVDPLGRPAAGEILLTDDGTAYLESAQACGLHLLAAAERDPKTTTSYGLGLLIAAAVESGARSAVIGLGGSGTNDGGAGMLTALGVTPLDEAGRALPYGGAALAAVAALDGAPRLRGTTLIAATDVDNPLLGLHGASNVFGPQKGATRADILLLDAALERFAAVLERELPGCPAGLGGQPAGGAAGGLGAAVLALGGRCESGIGLVSRAIGLDTALDAADLVITGEGSFDHQSLRGKVVAGVAGAARDRGVPCVVLAGRVSTGRREAAAAGVTEAYSLVEHFGGEERGGVEAAMGRPAEGLRALGARLARQWSR, from the coding sequence ATGCGCGTGCTGCTCTGCCCCGACAAGTTCGCCGGCACGCTGCCGGCCCAGGAGGTGGCCGCCGCGGTGGCCGATGGCTGGCGGGAGGTGGCCGACGGTGACGAGCTGGTCCTCCGGCCGCTCGCCGACGGCGGCCCCGGCTTCATCGCCGTCCTCGCCGAGGCGCTCGGCGGCCGACGGATCCCGGTGCCGACGGTCGACCCGCTCGGCCGCCCCGCCGCCGGTGAGATCCTGCTCACCGACGACGGCACGGCGTACCTGGAAAGCGCCCAGGCCTGCGGGCTGCACCTGCTCGCCGCCGCCGAGCGGGATCCGAAGACCACCACCTCGTACGGGCTGGGGCTGCTGATCGCCGCCGCGGTGGAGAGCGGGGCGCGGAGCGCGGTGATCGGCCTGGGCGGCTCCGGCACCAACGACGGCGGCGCCGGGATGCTCACCGCGCTCGGCGTGACCCCGTTGGACGAGGCCGGGCGGGCGCTGCCGTACGGCGGCGCGGCGCTCGCCGCGGTGGCCGCGCTGGACGGCGCGCCCCGGCTGCGCGGAACGACCCTGATCGCCGCCACCGACGTGGACAACCCGCTGCTCGGCCTGCATGGCGCCAGCAACGTCTTCGGCCCGCAGAAGGGTGCCACCCGGGCGGACATCCTGCTGCTCGACGCCGCGCTGGAGCGCTTCGCCGCCGTGCTGGAGCGGGAGCTGCCGGGCTGCCCGGCGGGGCTCGGCGGGCAGCCCGCCGGTGGGGCGGCCGGCGGGCTGGGCGCGGCCGTGCTGGCCCTCGGCGGCCGGTGCGAGTCCGGCATCGGACTGGTCAGCCGGGCGATCGGGCTGGACACCGCGCTGGATGCCGCCGACCTGGTGATCACCGGCGAGGGCTCCTTCGACCACCAGTCGCTGCGCGGCAAGGTGGTGGCCGGGGTGGCCGGGGCCGCCCGGGACCGCGGCGTGCCCTGCGTGGTGCTGGCGGGGCGGGTCAGCACCGGGCGACGGGAGGCCGCCGCCGCCGGGGTGACCGAGGCGTACAGCCTGGTGGAGCACTTCGGCGGCGAGGAGCGCGGCGGGGTGGAGGCGGCGATGGGCCGGCCCGCCGAGGGGCTGCGCGCGCTGGGCGCTCGGCTGGCCCGGCAGTGGAGCCGGTGA
- a CDS encoding cytochrome c oxidase assembly protein, translated as MLHVDPIFAATSVAPSRLAAGGEAVPPPFTVARVFTETRLDSWLALGLVVAAALYLYGVYRLRLRGDRWPLVRTVCFLGPGLGGIASVTVSGLHAYDTALLSVHMVQHMVLSMIAPIFLALGAPVTLALRTLPVRPRKRLLAIVHSRIARVYSFPLVAFAIFVVNPFALYFTDLYRYTLEHAWAHELVHAHFIATGCVFFWPLVGLDPLPGRWPYPARALLMVLSVPFHTVLGLTIMQSTILFGGDWYPSLHLSWSDPQNDQVVAGGVLWAGGEFVSVTMLAVLVVQWIKQSEREARRVDRELDRQEARQRAAESAA; from the coding sequence GTGCTGCACGTCGATCCGATCTTTGCCGCCACCTCGGTCGCTCCGTCGCGCCTGGCGGCGGGGGGCGAGGCCGTCCCGCCACCCTTCACCGTCGCCCGGGTGTTCACCGAGACCCGGCTGGACAGCTGGCTCGCCCTCGGGCTGGTGGTCGCCGCCGCGCTCTACCTGTACGGCGTGTACCGGCTGCGGCTGCGCGGCGACCGCTGGCCGCTCGTCCGGACGGTCTGCTTCCTCGGCCCGGGCCTCGGCGGCATCGCCTCGGTCACGGTCAGCGGGCTGCACGCGTACGACACGGCGCTGCTGTCCGTGCACATGGTGCAGCACATGGTGCTGTCGATGATCGCGCCGATCTTCCTGGCCCTCGGCGCCCCGGTGACGCTCGCCCTGCGCACCCTGCCGGTGCGCCCGCGCAAGCGGCTGCTGGCGATCGTGCACAGCCGGATCGCCCGGGTCTACAGCTTCCCGCTGGTGGCGTTCGCCATCTTCGTGGTGAATCCGTTCGCCCTCTACTTCACCGACCTGTACCGCTACACGCTCGAGCACGCCTGGGCGCACGAGCTGGTACACGCGCACTTCATCGCGACCGGCTGCGTGTTCTTCTGGCCGCTGGTCGGCCTGGACCCGCTGCCCGGCCGCTGGCCGTACCCGGCCCGCGCGCTGCTGATGGTGCTCTCCGTGCCGTTCCACACCGTGCTCGGGCTCACCATCATGCAGAGCACCATCCTCTTCGGCGGCGACTGGTACCCGTCGCTGCACCTGAGCTGGTCGGACCCGCAGAACGACCAGGTGGTCGCCGGCGGCGTCCTCTGGGCCGGCGGCGAGTTCGTCAGCGTCACCATGCTGGCCGTCCTCGTAGTGCAGTGGATCAAGCAGTCCGAGCGCGAGGCCCGCCGGGTGGACCGCGAGCTGGACCGCCAGGAGGCCCGCCAGCGCGCCGCGGAATCCGCGGCATGA
- the erpA gene encoding iron-sulfur cluster insertion protein ErpA produces the protein MTTPAQTESTEAKAPDTVVLTDVAAQKVKALIEQEGRDDLRLRVAVQPGGCSGLRYQLFFDERSLDGDIVTDYDGVEVVVDRMSAPYLAGATIDFADRIDAQGFTIDNPNAGNSCACGDSFS, from the coding sequence GTGACCACGCCAGCGCAGACCGAGTCGACCGAGGCCAAGGCCCCTGACACCGTCGTCCTCACCGACGTCGCGGCACAGAAGGTCAAGGCCCTGATCGAGCAGGAGGGCCGCGACGACCTGCGGCTCCGCGTCGCGGTGCAGCCGGGCGGCTGCTCCGGCCTGCGGTACCAGCTCTTCTTCGACGAGCGGTCGCTCGACGGTGACATCGTCACCGACTACGACGGTGTCGAGGTCGTCGTCGACCGGATGAGCGCCCCCTACCTGGCCGGCGCGACGATCGACTTCGCCGACCGGATCGACGCCCAGGGCTTCACCATCGACAACCCGAACGCCGGCAACTCCTGCGCCTGCGGCGACTCGTTCAGCTGA
- a CDS encoding cysteine desulfurase family protein: MSASPVYLDAATAAPLHPVARQALLAALDDGWADPGKLYTQARRARQLLDAAREATAQTLGVRADEISFTPSGTTAAHAAVLGGLAGRRRVGSILVHSAIEHSAVLHAAERHVAGGGTATPVPVDRLGRLDLAVWSAAVRAPGVALAALIGASHEVGTVQPVPAAAAECVDAGVPLYVDAAQLVGRAPLPAGWSVLTASAHKWGGPPGVGLLVVRKGTRWESPFPADERESGRTPGVLNLPAVVAAAASLRAAAADAAAETARLAPLVDRIRARVAAEVPDVEVVGDPVDRLPHLVTFSCLYVDGEALLHALDRRGFAVSSGSSCTSSTLRPSHVLEAMGVLSHGNIRVSLHRETTETDVERFLAELPGIVADLRAQAGVTGL; encoded by the coding sequence GTGAGCGCATCCCCGGTCTATCTGGACGCGGCGACCGCCGCGCCGCTGCACCCGGTCGCCCGGCAGGCGTTGCTGGCCGCGCTGGACGACGGCTGGGCCGATCCCGGCAAGCTCTACACCCAGGCCCGGCGCGCCCGCCAACTGCTCGACGCCGCCCGCGAGGCCACCGCGCAGACCCTCGGCGTCCGCGCCGATGAGATCTCCTTCACCCCCAGCGGTACGACCGCGGCACACGCCGCCGTGCTCGGCGGTCTGGCCGGGCGGCGTCGGGTCGGGTCGATCCTGGTGCACTCGGCGATCGAGCACTCCGCGGTGCTGCACGCGGCGGAGCGGCACGTGGCCGGCGGAGGCACCGCCACGCCCGTGCCGGTCGACCGGCTCGGCCGGCTGGATCTGGCGGTCTGGTCGGCCGCGGTCCGGGCGCCCGGGGTGGCGCTGGCCGCGCTGATCGGCGCCAGTCACGAGGTGGGCACGGTCCAGCCGGTGCCGGCGGCGGCCGCCGAGTGCGTCGACGCCGGCGTACCGCTCTACGTCGACGCCGCGCAGCTGGTCGGCCGGGCGCCGCTGCCGGCGGGCTGGTCGGTGCTGACGGCCAGCGCGCACAAGTGGGGCGGACCACCCGGAGTCGGGCTGCTGGTGGTGCGCAAGGGCACCCGCTGGGAGTCGCCGTTCCCGGCGGACGAGCGCGAGTCCGGGCGTACGCCGGGGGTGCTGAACCTGCCGGCGGTGGTGGCCGCGGCGGCGAGCCTGCGCGCGGCGGCGGCCGACGCGGCGGCCGAGACGGCCCGGCTGGCGCCGCTGGTGGACCGGATCCGGGCCCGGGTGGCGGCGGAGGTGCCGGACGTGGAGGTGGTCGGTGACCCGGTCGACCGCCTCCCCCACCTGGTCACCTTCTCCTGCCTCTACGTGGACGGCGAGGCGCTGCTGCACGCGCTGGACCGGCGGGGCTTCGCGGTCTCCTCCGGCTCCTCCTGCACCTCGTCGACGCTGCGACCGTCGCACGTGCTGGAGGCGATGGGCGTGCTCTCGCACGGCAACATCCGGGTCTCGCTGCACCGGGAGACGACGGAGACGGACGTGGAGCGATTCCTCGCCGAACTGCCCGGCATCGTCGCCGACCTGCGCGCCCAGGCAGGGGTGACGGGGCTGTGA
- a CDS encoding carbohydrate kinase family protein: protein MKIAVTGSIATDHLMSFPGRFADQLLADQLDKVSLSFLVDELVLRRGGTAANIAFGMAQLGLRPVLLGAVGTDFADYRSWLERHGVDCDSVHISEVAHTARFVCTTDTDMCQIASFYAGAMSEARNIELAPVAQRLGGLDLVLVSANDPAAMIRHSGECRERGYSFAADPSQQLARMDGEDVLGLVDGADYLMTNEYEKSLLLSKAGLTDAQLLDRVKVRVTTLGKQGVEIASRDFATIHVPIAREIQAVDPTGVGDGFRAGFFAALNWGVNLERAAQVGCLLATLVLENFGGQEYEVRPDLFVKRLAESYGDAAAEDVRPHLLP from the coding sequence ATGAAGATCGCCGTGACCGGCTCGATCGCGACCGACCATCTGATGAGCTTCCCCGGTCGCTTCGCCGACCAGCTCCTCGCCGACCAGCTGGACAAGGTCTCGCTCTCCTTCCTCGTCGACGAGTTGGTGCTCCGTCGCGGCGGCACCGCGGCCAACATCGCCTTCGGCATGGCCCAGCTCGGCCTGCGCCCGGTGCTGCTGGGCGCGGTCGGGACCGACTTCGCCGACTACCGCTCCTGGCTGGAGCGGCACGGGGTCGACTGCGACTCGGTGCACATCAGCGAGGTGGCGCACACCGCCCGGTTCGTCTGCACCACGGACACCGACATGTGCCAGATCGCCTCGTTCTACGCGGGCGCGATGAGCGAGGCTCGCAACATCGAGCTGGCCCCGGTGGCCCAGCGGCTCGGCGGCCTCGACCTGGTCCTGGTCAGCGCCAACGACCCGGCCGCCATGATCCGGCACTCGGGGGAGTGCCGCGAGCGCGGTTACTCCTTCGCGGCGGACCCCTCCCAGCAGCTCGCCCGGATGGACGGCGAGGACGTGCTCGGCCTGGTCGACGGCGCGGACTACCTGATGACCAACGAGTACGAGAAGTCGCTGCTGCTGAGCAAGGCCGGCCTGACCGACGCCCAGCTGCTGGATCGGGTGAAGGTCCGGGTCACCACGCTGGGCAAGCAGGGCGTGGAGATCGCCAGCCGGGACTTCGCCACGATCCACGTGCCGATCGCCCGCGAGATCCAGGCGGTCGACCCGACCGGCGTCGGCGACGGCTTCCGGGCCGGTTTCTTCGCCGCGCTCAACTGGGGCGTCAACCTGGAGCGGGCCGCACAGGTCGGCTGCCTGCTCGCCACGCTGGTGCTGGAGAACTTCGGCGGCCAGGAGTACGAGGTCCGCCCCGACCTGTTCGTCAAGCGCCTCGCCGAGTCGTACGGCGACGCGGCCGCCGAGGACGTCCGGCCGCACCTGCTGCCGTGA
- the murA gene encoding UDP-N-acetylglucosamine 1-carboxyvinyltransferase has translation MTDDVLVVHGGTPLEGRIRVRGAKNLVSKAMVAALLGDSPSRLFDVPRIRDVEVVRGLLGLHGVKVTDGKEDGELVFDPANVESASTDQINVHAGSSRIPILFCGPLLHRLGHAFIPDLGGCHIGPRPIDFHLQALREFGATVDKRPEGLHLSAPNGLHGTKFALPYPSVGATEQVLLTAVMAEGVTELRNAAVEPEIIDLICVLQKMGAIIKVHTDRVIEIQGVKRLSGYTHRPIPDRIEAASWAAAALATRGDVEVLGANQVDMMTFLNIFRSVGGAYEVTDPRPPKLGDPGQEGGIRFWHPGGELNAVALETDVHPGFMTDWQQPLVVALTQARGLSIVHETVYEQRLGYTEALNSMGANIQVYRDCLGGTPCRFGRRNFKHSAVIAGPSKLHAADLVIPDLRAGFSHLIAALAAEGTSRVYGVDLINRGYEDFEAKLADLGARVERP, from the coding sequence TTGACCGACGACGTCCTGGTCGTACACGGAGGCACTCCGCTGGAAGGGCGGATCCGCGTGCGCGGCGCGAAGAACCTCGTTTCCAAGGCGATGGTCGCCGCCCTGCTGGGCGACTCGCCCAGCCGATTGTTCGACGTGCCGCGGATCCGTGACGTCGAGGTGGTCCGGGGTCTGCTCGGCCTGCACGGGGTCAAGGTGACCGACGGCAAGGAGGACGGCGAGCTCGTCTTCGACCCGGCCAACGTCGAGAGCGCCAGCACCGACCAGATCAACGTCCACGCCGGCTCCAGCCGCATCCCGATCCTGTTCTGCGGCCCGCTGCTGCACCGGCTCGGCCACGCCTTCATCCCCGACCTGGGCGGCTGCCACATCGGGCCGCGCCCGATCGACTTCCACCTGCAGGCGCTGCGGGAGTTCGGCGCGACCGTCGACAAGCGGCCCGAGGGGCTGCACCTGTCGGCGCCGAACGGGCTGCACGGCACGAAGTTCGCCCTGCCGTACCCGAGCGTCGGCGCCACCGAGCAGGTGCTGCTGACCGCGGTAATGGCCGAGGGCGTCACCGAGCTGCGCAACGCCGCGGTGGAGCCGGAGATCATCGACCTGATCTGCGTCCTGCAGAAGATGGGCGCAATCATCAAGGTGCACACCGACCGGGTGATCGAGATCCAGGGCGTCAAGCGGCTCAGCGGCTACACCCACCGGCCGATCCCGGACCGGATCGAGGCGGCGAGCTGGGCGGCCGCCGCGCTGGCCACCCGGGGCGACGTCGAGGTGCTGGGCGCGAACCAGGTCGACATGATGACCTTCCTCAACATCTTCCGCTCGGTGGGCGGCGCGTACGAGGTGACCGACCCCCGCCCGCCGAAGCTCGGCGACCCGGGCCAGGAGGGCGGCATCCGGTTCTGGCACCCGGGCGGCGAGTTGAACGCGGTGGCCCTGGAGACCGACGTCCACCCCGGCTTCATGACGGACTGGCAGCAGCCGCTCGTGGTGGCGCTGACCCAGGCCCGGGGCCTGTCGATCGTCCACGAGACGGTCTACGAGCAGCGGCTCGGCTACACCGAGGCGCTGAATTCGATGGGCGCCAACATCCAGGTCTACCGGGACTGCCTCGGCGGGACCCCGTGCCGCTTCGGTCGGCGCAACTTCAAGCACTCGGCGGTGATCGCCGGCCCCAGCAAGCTGCACGCGGCCGACCTGGTCATCCCGGACCTGCGGGCCGGGTTCAGCCACCTGATCGCGGCGCTCGCCGCCGAGGGCACCTCCCGGGTGTACGGCGTCGATTTGATCAATCGCGGCTACGAGGACTTCGAGGCGAAGCTGGCCGACCTGGGCGCGCGCGTCGAGCGTCCGTAA
- the trpD gene encoding anthranilate phosphoribosyltransferase gives MGERTWPVLLNALLRGEELTTADTAWAMDEIMTGSASPAQVAGFAVALRAKGETPAELAGLTQGMLGRSVEVALPEEVRATALDVVGTGGDLAHTVNISTMTALVVAGAGVRVVKHGNRAASSLCGTADLLEFLGVPLDLTPEQVARCVLEAGIGFCFAARFHPGFRHAGPVRREIGVPTAFNFLGPLTNPARPRAGAVGCFDLRMGPVMAAVFAARGDSVIVMRGEDGLDEFTTAAPTRVWVAQRGTVREALLDAADLGVPRATLADLRGGDAAYNADVARRLLAGETGPVRDAVLVNAAAALATQRPLDGDLHEALRAGMARAAESIDSGAAAGALDRWLEVARSL, from the coding sequence ATGGGCGAACGGACCTGGCCGGTTCTGCTCAACGCGCTGCTGCGTGGCGAGGAGCTCACCACCGCCGACACGGCTTGGGCGATGGACGAGATCATGACCGGCTCGGCCAGCCCGGCGCAGGTGGCCGGCTTCGCGGTGGCGCTGCGCGCCAAGGGCGAGACCCCGGCCGAGCTGGCCGGCCTGACGCAGGGGATGCTCGGCCGGTCGGTCGAGGTCGCCCTCCCCGAGGAGGTACGCGCCACCGCCCTGGACGTGGTCGGCACCGGCGGTGACCTCGCACACACGGTGAACATCTCCACGATGACCGCGCTGGTGGTGGCCGGGGCCGGCGTCCGGGTGGTCAAGCACGGCAACCGCGCCGCCTCCTCCCTGTGCGGCACCGCGGACCTGCTCGAGTTCCTGGGCGTACCGCTGGACCTGACCCCCGAGCAGGTGGCCCGGTGCGTGCTTGAGGCGGGCATCGGGTTCTGCTTCGCGGCCCGGTTCCACCCGGGATTCCGCCACGCCGGCCCGGTACGGCGGGAGATCGGCGTGCCCACCGCGTTCAACTTCCTCGGACCACTGACCAACCCGGCCCGGCCGCGGGCGGGCGCGGTCGGCTGCTTCGACCTCCGGATGGGCCCGGTGATGGCCGCCGTCTTCGCCGCCCGGGGGGACTCGGTGATCGTGATGCGCGGCGAGGACGGGCTGGACGAGTTCACCACCGCCGCGCCGACCCGCGTCTGGGTGGCCCAGCGGGGCACCGTCAGAGAGGCGCTGCTGGACGCGGCCGACCTCGGAGTACCCCGGGCCACCCTGGCCGATCTGCGGGGCGGGGACGCGGCGTACAACGCCGACGTGGCCCGGCGGCTGCTGGCCGGCGAGACCGGTCCGGTGCGGGACGCCGTGCTGGTGAACGCCGCCGCGGCGCTGGCCACCCAGCGGCCGCTGGACGGGGACCTGCACGAGGCGCTGCGGGCCGGGATGGCCCGGGCCGCCGAGTCGATCGACTCCGGCGCCGCCGCCGGCGCCCTCGACCGCTGGCTCGAGGTCGCCCGCTCGCTCTGA